A window of Clostridia bacterium genomic DNA:
AGTATTTTGAAGGTCTAGCCGCGCGGCAATGAGCGCCGGGGGTTAGGGGTGGAATCCCCTAGAAGATATTTGGGCAAAAAAGCTCGTTACAACTGGATACTTTTCTCCGCCATTTTTGGAACTTTTTTATTGACAACAACACACGTGAATGCCTGGCGTTAGAGGTTGATACGTCACTTACAGGAAAGCGTGTAGTATCCGTGCTCAATAGGTTGGCATTTTTCAGGGGTTATCCTAAAGAAGTCCTTACGGATAACGGGCCAGAGTTTACGAGCATCGCTATGAGTGAATGGGCTTATGACAAGAAAATTAATCATATATTCATCGATCCGGGAAAGCCTATGCAAAATGGCTATATAGAAAGCTTTAATGGCAAGTTAAGAGATGAATGTCTCAATGAACACTGGTTCAAAAATCTTACCGAAGCCAGAGAAATCATTGAGGAATGGAGACTTGAGTATAATCATAATAGGCCTCATAGTGCTCTTGGTTATATTACTCCAAGCGAATATGCAAGGAAATTGGCTACGATATAAAAAAGCGTTTTTTCACATTGGTGATACATACAGGAAAGCAGGTTCTGTGTGAAAAAACTTTCTTTTTCATAGCGTCTAAAAGGTTGAAATCTAAGGCAGGGTATCTGCCGGGCTAACATTCAAACTGGTATACAAAATGGGGTCAGGTCAAAAACAGTACTAAATTTTCACATTCAAATGCGAGAGATTATGAGTATCAGTATATTTTATGGAGACATTTGTAGATACATGAAGCAGTTTTTATAAGTAACCAAACTGAAACTTCCTATAAACTAAAAGAAGTATTAGTAAAGAATAAATCCAATTGATGAAAGAACACTTATTATTGAATTTGAATATTTTACATAGTTGCAGAAAGGGCATTGATATGATAGCTAAGAAGGTAAAACAAATAATTGCTGAAAACTTAGAGATGAAAGAGTCCATTCAAATTATGAATCTAGACCTGAAGTTAATTGATATTGGTGTTAACTCTATTACTTTTATCAAAATAATAGTTGCTATTGAAACTGAATTTGACTTCGAATTTAGTGATGAGGATTTGGATTACAACAAATTCCCTAATATTGATGCTTTAGTTTCTTATGTTAAGAACAAAATAAGTTGAAACTATTTTAAAAATTACAAATAGGCAAACTCATTATGTTGACATAATATTGTTATGGAAAACTGACTAACTTACAAATGGTTTGATCTTTAATATATCTACAGAATATTGGTTATCCTTAGGCTAAATGTTGTATATACTGATGTTGTATATACTGTTGTTTCAAAAATGGGAGTGTAAATAATTTTGTGTATGGGAACCGGATATATAGCTCCTAGAAATTGTTCTAACAGTCGTTGTCTATTATTGTTTTTAACTCATTTGCAATACTTTCTTCTAAATCGGCTATTTTCATTACTACATCAGAAATTCCACTAATTCGAGTAACTTTGTTTTTTATAAAGATCCTTCCGAACATAAGAGTAACGTTATTCCACAAACTGACGCACTTAGTCATTTCCTCCTTCAATTTGTTGAGTTTTTCTATGCCTGAAATCAGATAAAGATAATTCAATACTTTTGAGTAAGTTATACGGCTTAACTGAAATTCATTTAAGAGACGTAATAATGGCGAAGCTTTCATATATTCATATTTCCTAAACTCCCGTTCAATATTGAATTCATTGCTAAGCTCGACAGCAAATTTACGTAATGAACTAAAAGTATCAGCACCATTCTTACTCGTGAATACATTTTCGATTCCCAGATTTGCCACATAACGCCAATCAATATTTTTTTCCCATCTCCTAAAATCTGGAATATAAAGACTTCACTTACATTATCAACAATAACATTTAGTTCTATATTCTTTATATCTAAAGAAAAATAGGGATCCATGCATAATAAGTTATTACTGTTATTGTCTATTCCAATAACTAAGAAAGCATGAGGTATATCATATTTTTGATAAGCGTCACTCCAAGGACAAAAATACCCACTAGTCAACAAACCTATCGGGATACCTAATTCTAATTGTTTGTATAATATATCGTATAAATTATTGATATTATGTGCATTAATCCAAGAAACCTTTACACCATAGAATTTTTCTATTAGTTCCCATATCCTACCCGTCCTGCCGAGTTTCAACTTTTCAGAAAGAGAAACATATTCACTCAGAGAAACACTCTGCTCGAATTCAGCTCCCCATACGTCTGAAAACATAAGTGTATAATCACGATTATACTTTAATAATACAGATGCAACACACATTTCTACACAGTTAAGAGAATTATCCTGAACTGGACATATATTAATTGCCATATAAAGCACCTCTTATCTATAAATGCTATTAAATAGTCTTTATTTTATATTACTAGCCCTGTTGCGCCAGCTTAAAACATAGAAATCAAACGTCATTGTTTTCTTTATACCATTTCGCCTGAGATCTATACATATTTGCATAAATACCATCTTGTTCCATTAATTCCTCATGATTTCCTATAGCATCAATTTTGCCATTATTTACAACTATAATTCTGTCAGCTAATTTTGTAGAACCAAGTCTATGCGTTACAATTATAGTAGTTTTTCCTTTAGATATTTCTGCAAATTTTTTGTATATTCTGGTTTCTTCAACTGGATCAATTGCAGAAGTAGGTTCGTCAAGTACAATCAAATCATGTTCCTTATAAAGCCCACGTGCAAGTGCTATCCTTTGCCATTCACCTCCTGATAAATCTACACCTTCAAATTCTCTTGATAAAACAGTATCAAGTCCATGCGTGAACCTTTTATCAATTTCTACATCAGCTAAAGACATTGATATATTTATTTTATTAGAATCTATTTTATTGTCTAACTTAGAAATTGTTATATTTTCTTTAAGTGTCATTTTATATTTCTGAAATTTTTGTAAAACTCCGGATGTTCTTCTAAATATTTCATCCGATTCAATTTCTGATGTAGGAATCCCATCAATTAGTACTTGACCATCCGTTGGTTTAAGTATTCCTGTAATCAAGCGAACAAGGGTAGTTTTGCCAGCACCATTTTCACCTACGATAGCAATAGTTTCACCTGGAGTGATGTCAAGTGTAATATTATCTAATACTTTTTTGTCTGTATTCGGATATAGAAAAGTTACATTCGAAAGTTTAATGCTTTTGTCAAATTTGGGACACTTCTTTTTATTAGTATTTTCATGAAGATTAAGAAATTGCACATAACTTCTCAATGACCCAATACTACCCATCATCCTTCCAAAATAATTGCTTACAACATCATTCATATATCTAATCATTAGATCGATAGAAGCATATACTGCGGCAAATGTTCCTATTGTTATATTCTTATCTATAAGTGATATAAAAAGTATGTAAGTTACAAATAAATAACCAAGAAGTGTAAATAATCTCATACTCAGCTCGATTACTTCAACACGCTTTGAAGCTTTCCAGGTTTTTTTAATAAAAATATTCAAAGCATCCTGGAACAGCTCTTTCAAAAAACTATAAATTCCTAAAATCCTTGTTTCTTTAAAATATTCCCGGTCGCATATAGTATTTTGATAATATTCCATTTTCCGTTTTATAGGGGTGGTATCATCTATTAATTCGCTAAATATATTTGCTCTTATTACTTGTGTTATCACTAATGGAATGAATATGACAAATATAGAAACAGCTAACAATGGTCTAAGTTTATACAGGTACAATCCTATGACTATGAAATATGGAAGATAAAATGCCAAAATTGAAGATAAAGAATTGTATAACCCATTTGAATCAATAACGCCCTGTTTTGCTTTTGTTATTAAATCTAAAGTATCAGGAGCCTCAAAACTTATGGCCTCAAGTCGACTTACTTTTTTATGTATTCGTCTGTTGAATTCACCAGTAATTCTTAGACCAAGCGGAAACCATGTAAAATTACATATCCCATTTAATATTTCGCCTAGGATTTGTATGCCTCCAGTTGCTAAGGCTAAAATTATAAGATAATTTATACTGCTACTGCCATTAATAACTTGAGTTATTGTGTCAAAAAATATTTGCAATATTATAGTTTTAAAAGCAACACAACATGCCGATAAAATTACTGAAAAAATATCAATACTAATCCACAATGGAGACGCAAAAAATACAGCAGGGATTATGGTACATATTATTTTATAAAATGAAATATTTTTATTCTTCATAAATACCAGCTCCTTTGTTGTTCAAACATATTAAAGTAAATTCCACCGTGATCCATAAGTTCCTTGTATGTACCTTGTTCAATAATTCTAC
This region includes:
- a CDS encoding ABC transporter ATP-binding protein/permease; translated protein: MKNKNISFYKIICTIIPAVFFASPLWISIDIFSVILSACCVAFKTIILQIFFDTITQVINGSSSINYLIILALATGGIQILGEILNGICNFTWFPLGLRITGEFNRRIHKKVSRLEAISFEAPDTLDLITKAKQGVIDSNGLYNSLSSILAFYLPYFIVIGLYLYKLRPLLAVSIFVIFIPLVITQVIRANIFSELIDDTTPIKRKMEYYQNTICDREYFKETRILGIYSFLKELFQDALNIFIKKTWKASKRVEVIELSMRLFTLLGYLFVTYILFISLIDKNITIGTFAAVYASIDLMIRYMNDVVSNYFGRMMGSIGSLRSYVQFLNLHENTNKKKCPKFDKSIKLSNVTFLYPNTDKKVLDNITLDITPGETIAIVGENGAGKTTLVRLITGILKPTDGQVLIDGIPTSEIESDEIFRRTSGVLQKFQKYKMTLKENITISKLDNKIDSNKINISMSLADVEIDKRFTHGLDTVLSREFEGVDLSGGEWQRIALARGLYKEHDLIVLDEPTSAIDPVEETRIYKKFAEISKGKTTIIVTHRLGSTKLADRIIVVNNGKIDAIGNHEELMEQDGIYANMYRSQAKWYKENNDV
- a CDS encoding acyl carrier protein, whose amino-acid sequence is MIAKKVKQIIAENLEMKESIQIMNLDLKLIDIGVNSITFIKIIVAIETEFDFEFSDEDLDYNKFPNIDALVSYVKNKIS